The stretch of DNA GACGTTCGGTATATTACTTTTGCGTTAATTGTATAATATTGGTAAACAGAATGTCAATAACTTTTTAATAATTTATTTTAGTTAAAATTTTATGTAAATATAAGCGGCATCGGCGCATGCATTTTTAACAAAACTGCAAAACCACCAAGGCCGCAAAGGGTAGCGGGCGCGACACGTGTCGCGCCAAAAAAGGGATACTTTTTAGAGCTTCGCGCCCTTTGCGTACTTGGCGGTTAAAAGCTTAATTACAGATAAACTTAATTACAGATAAATCTTAACGCCCGGCCCGAGCGGCAAGTCGAGCAGAATAAACACCATCAGCCAGGCGGTCCAGGCAACCAAAAAGCCGATGCCGAAGGGGAGCTGCATCGAGACCAAAGTGCCCATGCCGACCTTGGTGTTACTGGAGTACTTGGCCATAATGCCGAGCATCACCGGCAAATAATAGTTAAGCGGGGTAATGCTGTTGACCGAGCTCTCGCCAATGCGGTACGCCGCCTGAGTCAGCGCCGGCTCATAGCCTAACAGGCCGAACATGGGGACAAAGACCGGCGCTAAGATCAGCCATTTGGCCGAGCCGCTGACAATGAATAGGTCAACGAATGCGGAAAAGAGGATAAAAGCGAGGATAAGGGATATGCCGGTAAAGTCGAGTGCTTTCAGAAAATCGGCGCCCTTGATGGCCAGCACGGTGGCGAGGTTGCTTTTATTGAACCAGGCAATAAACTGGGCGGCGGAAAAAGCGGTGACGATAAAGCTGAGAATGCCGGACAGACCTTGCCCCATAAATTTAGCAACATCGCTTTCCTTTTTAATAACGCCTTTGCCAATGCCGAACGCGATGCCGACGGTCATGAAGAAGAAAAAGAGCAATGGAATAATGCCGTCCAGGAAGGGCGACTTAGGCAAAATGGCGTGCGTCTTGGGATCGCGCAAGAGGCCGTTTTCCGGAACCAGCAGGATGAGGAGCAGCGCCACATACCCCAGCGCGGCCCAACCGGCGTAGCGCAGGCCCTTTTTCTCTTCAGCGGTAAGCGCATGGTCGCTGGCCTTCATGTCAAAACCGGTTACGGGATGTAGCCGGTCAAGGCGCGGCCCCACCACTTTCTCGGCAATCAGCGTCCCGACAATCGTCAGGATAATGACGGACGAACTCATGAGATAATAGTTAATCAGCGGGTGGGCCGGCGAATTGGCCGTCTGCGGAATAGTACCGATGGCCGACTGGGTAATACCGGCCAGCAGCGCATCGGTGCCGGCGGGCAGTACGTTAGCGCTAAAGCCCGCCTGCGTGGCGGCGAAGGCGACCGACATGCCCATCAGCGGGTTGCGGCCCATGCTGGCGAATACGGCGGCCGCCGCCGCGGGGATAAAGACGGTGGCGGCGTCAGAGGCCAGGTTACCGTTGATGCCAAGGAAAAAGATGGTGCTGGTAACGGCCCAGGACGGGACGCCGAGCATGATCCGGCGGACAAAGGCGCTCACGAAACCGGTGGCTTCGGCCAGGCCCATGGCCAGCATCATAACGACGACCAGCCCCAGGGGCGGGAAGTTGACGAAGTTTTTCACCATGTCCTGCAGGATGTAGCGGAAGCCGTCGGCGTTGAGCAGGTTTACCACCTTTACGACTACCGGCTTGCCGCCCTTGCCTATGTACGACGCCGTTGCCCCGTCAAAGACCCAAGATAATACCAGAACAATTAGGCCTAAAATGGCAAAAAGCATAAAAGGCGAGGGAAACTTGTTACCGATGAATTCAATTACATCAAGAAACTTTTGGAACGCACCCACTTGCGGCGGTGCATGCGGGGTTTGACGCGAAATTTCCGCCATGCAAAAACCTCCTTATCCTTAATAGCTTAAAATTTTTAGTTATGACGCCCGCAGCGCGGCGTCAGCGGCATAAGCGGCCAGCGCCTTCCGGGCGACGCTATACATGATCCGGGCGCCAAGCAGCAGGGCCCGCTCATCCACATCGAACCGGGAGCTGTGCAGCGGATAAGCGTTGCCAGGCTGTTGACAGCCGAGCAGGAAAAAGGCGCCCGGAACCTTGGTAAGATAGCGGGCAAAGTCCTCCGCCCCCAGGATGGGCTCTACCGACTGCAGCGCCGCACGGCCGATCACTTCGGCGGCGGCATCGGCGACAATGCCGGCAGCTTTGGCATCGTTCACCAGCACGGGATAGCCGAACTGATAGTCCAGCTCATAGCCGGCGCCGTAGGCGGCCGTCACGCCTTGCACCATGCGCTCCACCAGCTTGGGGATGGCCTGGCGCACATTCTCGCTGAGCGTACGCACCGTGCCTTCCATGACCACTTCGCGCGGGATGACATTGTACCGCTCGCCGCCGCGGATGGTGCCCACCGAAATAGTAGCCATATCGCGCGGACTGATATAGCGGTGCATGATCTTGCTTAGCCCCTGATACACTTCGACGGCGACGGCGATGGCGTCAACGCCTTTGTGCGGTTCGGCGGCATGCGCGCCCCGGCCCAGCACTTTAATGGTCAGACGGTCGGACGCGGCCATCATCGGACCGGTCCGCAAGGCTACCTGCCCCAGGGGAACGTCAGGCCAGACATGGAGGCCAAAAATAGCGTCCACTTTAGGGTTTTCCAGCACGCCGTCGTCGATTAAGAGTTGGGCACCGCCGACCGGCGCCGCTTCTTCCGCCGGCTGAAACACCAGCTTGACCGCGCCCGCTAACTCCTCCCGCGCCGCGGCCAGCATTTTGGCCACTCCCATCAGCATGGCCGTATGGGCGTCATGGCCGCAGGCGTGCATTACCCCGGGAACCAAGGACCTATACGGCACATCGTTTTCCTCGGTCACCGGCAGGGCGTCCATGTCGGCCCTGAGCGCAATAACCGGGCCCGGCGCCGCGCCGCGGACAACGCCTACGACGCCGTGATGGCCGCTAAACGTCTGCACTTCTACGCCCAGGCTGCGCAAATACTCGGCCACCGCCTGACTTGTCCGGCTTTCCTGATTGCTTGTTTCCGGATAGCGGTGAAAATCGCGTCGTTTTTCCACCATAAACTGCTGAAGTTCTTGCCAGACTTCTTCCGCAAATACCAACCCTTCCCACTCTCCTCTCCTCAGTCTTGTGTATCAATTATATGTGATAATTGCCTTATCCCATGAGACCGACTTTTCCGGCTATACAAAAAATTATAAGAAAAGGGGTCTTCACACATTTTAGTGCGAAGGCCCCTTTGCCTTTCTTGTTTTTATTTTATCATTGTGTTTACAATATAGCAATTAGTTTTTACTTATTTCAGCATAAATGCTTCTTATAAATACACAGTAGTCGAATTTTTGTCCTTCAGAAAAGAACTTTACGCCTTACGAAAACCATGCCCGCATGATCGGTACGGCATAGGGCTCATAAATGAACCGAACAAACAGTTGTAAAAGCAGCCCCACCGCTGCGCCGACGACACTGCCGTTAATCCTGATCCAGGCCAGGTCTTCACCGACCTTGTCCTCCACGAACCGGTTAAGGCCCTCGGCGTCAAAGCGGGCCAGGGCCGTTTCCACCACGGCGCCAATAAAGGAATGTTCCGACCGGACAATGTGGTGGAGCGCCTCCTGCAGATAACCTTCCAACCAGGCCTGGAGGTGGGGGTCTTGTTTGAAGCGGCGTAAGTATCCGTCCGCCTGACTGAGAGTGGCCGCCAATAACGGCGAATGGTAGACGCCGGCGGCCAGACCGGTCCGCACTGCCTGCAGGGCAGCGGCAGCAATCTTAAGCAGCGGCTCGCTGAGGTTCAACCGCGCCAGCGCTTCCTCTTTCCAGGCCTCAACCTTGGCCGCGAAGATAGGGTCGGTGCCTAAGGCCTCCACCCAGGCTTCGGCCCGCTCCCTCAGCCACTGCCGCAGCGGGTGGTCGCCCTGACGGACCTTAGTCAGCGTTTCCACCAAATCAAGCTGCAGCACCGCCGCCAGTTCAGCCAAGTTGACGGCATCGGTTCGCTCGGCCAGCCAAAGAACGGTGCGCTGCCACGGGGACGTCGCCTGCCGGGTATACTTTTCGAGAAAGGATAAAATCGCCTGCCTGGTGGCGGGTTTTTGTGCACCCCGGATAAATTCGTCCAGAATAATGTCGGCTACTGCCCGGGCATGGCCGGACACCAGGGCCCACCGGGCTATTTTCTGAAGCTCGGGCGCCAGCGGCCTGGTCGTAAGGTAGTTGCGTATTATGCCTTCCAGGTAGCATGCTATGGCCGCAGGGCTGGCGTTATCCAGGCCGGCCCGTAGGCACCGGGCCGCCAGGCCGCGAAAAAATGCGCGCCCCTGGTTGGTGTCCGCCCAGGCAATAAGAAGCGGCGTTAGCCGTACCCCCGCGAGCCGCCGGGTAATGGCGTCCAGACTGACGAGTTCCTGCTCAACCGCCACCGCCAGCCCGCGAATGATGCGGTCGCGGCTGCGGGGAATAAGGGCCGTGTGCCAGGGGATACCCAGCGGCCGGCGAAACAACGCCGTAACGGCAAACCAATCGGCCAGTCCGCCGATAAAGGCGGCCTGAGCGGCCGCCTGCGCCAGCTCAAGCCACAATATTTTCGGAAAATAAAAGTTCAGCCCCACCGTTGCCACCATGAGGACAAACACGGCGAACAAAACGCGATCGGCCCGCTTACGATAGTCCATATCCATCACCTAATCCAAAACGTCAAAAGATAGGTCAGCATGCCAATGACGCCGCCGACCAGCGACCCGTTGATGCGGATGGCCTGCAGATCGTCGCCCACCCGTTCCTCGATAAAGGCCACCAGTTCCTCGGTGCTGAACCGGGTAAGCTCACTTACCACCAGATCGCCGATTTCCCGGTGATTGACCTCCAGCCACTCAACGATAGCCTGCTTCAACCGGCGGTCGACTGCCGCCGTAACCTGCGCATTGGCCAAAAACCGGTCAAGCCAGGTCGCCACCCAGCGGGTCACCGCTTCCTGCCACTCGTCGGTCCTGGCACTGCCGGTGCGGCGGAATTCGTCGAGATACCGGGCGAGCCTTTCCCGCTCCGCCAGCGGCTCGACCACGTGAGCCGTCTTCCAGGCCTCGACCTGGCGTTTGAGCGCCGCATCGGTCCGCAGCCTTTCCGCCAGCCGCCTCAGCCAGGCGGCAAGCTCTTGGCGCAGCGGGTGGTTGGGATCTTTCATCTCTTCAAGCGCGGTTATAAGGCGGCGCTGGCCGGTAAGACCGAACTTAAGCGGCGACAGCCGCGCCATCCGTTCCAAAGCGCGATGAAAGAGCTTGCGGCGCCGCGAGCCTCGCTCATAGGCATGTTTAGCCTCCAAGAACAGGTTGGCAATAAACCGCGGTACCGGCGCCGCGTTGGCCAGGCGAATGCCCTCATCAATCAAAAAGCAGGCCACCGCATCATCATAGCCATGACTAAGCGCCCACACAAGCGCTTCCGCCAACAAAGGCGCAACCTCGAGCCGTGCCGCTTCAATTCTTAGCAGTAGCTCGGCAGCGCGGGCCAGTTCGGGCGGGTCCATTTTGGCGATTACGTCGGCCGTCAGCCGGCGGGCGATGGCCTGGATGCTTTCCCGACCGCCATGTTCGTCCAGGTATTTGCGCAGCACCGCCGTCAGGTCATAGTCGTCGAAAACGGTCTTGACATTTTCCGCCGTGAGCAAATCTTGCTCGACCAGGTCACGGATGGCCCGGAAAATCTTTTCCCGGTTGCGGGGAATAAGCTCGGTGCGGAAGGGGATGCCCAGCGGCCGCCGAAACAGCGCCGTCACCGCGAACCAGTCGGCCAGTCCGCCCACCATGGCCGCCTCGCAGGCACTGGTAATAAGGCCGCCGAAAAAGGTATGGCGGAACGGAAAACCGGCAAAAAAACCAAGCGTCACAATGCCCAGGGCCAAGTTGGCCTTATGCTTGCGGCCGTCCATGCTGCCTCCCTCCTTGCTGCTTTCCATTTCGCCGCCCAGGTAGGTAAAACCTGCGGCTATAAACCGCCAGAAAACCGCTCCTGTTATAATTTATGAGCAAGATCACGGGACTGCTGCCTGCACAAAAAGGGCCTGGATTTTATCCAGACCCTTTTTATATTACCTATTTACCTTCGTGCCCCGCCATGGCAGCGGCGTGATAAGAGCTGCGTACCAGCGGGCCGGCGGCAACGGCAGTAAAGCCGGCCCGCCGGGCCTGCTGCTCATACCAGGCAAATTTGTCGGGATGAATATACTCAGCGACGGGCAGGTGGGCCGCCGACGGCCTAAGATACTGGCCTATTGTCACGGCCGTCACGCCGGCGGCCGCCAAATCGGCAAAAACGGCGAGCACTTCCGTCTCGGTTTCGCCGAGGCCGACCATGACGC from Sporolituus thermophilus DSM 23256 encodes:
- a CDS encoding DUF445 domain-containing protein, with the translated sequence MDYRKRADRVLFAVFVLMVATVGLNFYFPKILWLELAQAAAQAAFIGGLADWFAVTALFRRPLGIPWHTALIPRSRDRIIRGLAVAVEQELVSLDAITRRLAGVRLTPLLIAWADTNQGRAFFRGLAARCLRAGLDNASPAAIACYLEGIIRNYLTTRPLAPELQKIARWALVSGHARAVADIILDEFIRGAQKPATRQAILSFLEKYTRQATSPWQRTVLWLAERTDAVNLAELAAVLQLDLVETLTKVRQGDHPLRQWLRERAEAWVEALGTDPIFAAKVEAWKEEALARLNLSEPLLKIAAAALQAVRTGLAAGVYHSPLLAATLSQADGYLRRFKQDPHLQAWLEGYLQEALHHIVRSEHSFIGAVVETALARFDAEGLNRFVEDKVGEDLAWIRINGSVVGAAVGLLLQLFVRFIYEPYAVPIMRAWFS
- a CDS encoding AbgT family transporter, which codes for MAEISRQTPHAPPQVGAFQKFLDVIEFIGNKFPSPFMLFAILGLIVLVLSWVFDGATASYIGKGGKPVVVKVVNLLNADGFRYILQDMVKNFVNFPPLGLVVVMMLAMGLAEATGFVSAFVRRIMLGVPSWAVTSTIFFLGINGNLASDAATVFIPAAAAAVFASMGRNPLMGMSVAFAATQAGFSANVLPAGTDALLAGITQSAIGTIPQTANSPAHPLINYYLMSSSVIILTIVGTLIAEKVVGPRLDRLHPVTGFDMKASDHALTAEEKKGLRYAGWAALGYVALLLILLVPENGLLRDPKTHAILPKSPFLDGIIPLLFFFFMTVGIAFGIGKGVIKKESDVAKFMGQGLSGILSFIVTAFSAAQFIAWFNKSNLATVLAIKGADFLKALDFTGISLILAFILFSAFVDLFIVSGSAKWLILAPVFVPMFGLLGYEPALTQAAYRIGESSVNSITPLNYYLPVMLGIMAKYSSNTKVGMGTLVSMQLPFGIGFLVAWTAWLMVFILLDLPLGPGVKIYL
- a CDS encoding M20 metallopeptidase family protein, whose protein sequence is MVFAEEVWQELQQFMVEKRRDFHRYPETSNQESRTSQAVAEYLRSLGVEVQTFSGHHGVVGVVRGAAPGPVIALRADMDALPVTEENDVPYRSLVPGVMHACGHDAHTAMLMGVAKMLAAAREELAGAVKLVFQPAEEAAPVGGAQLLIDDGVLENPKVDAIFGLHVWPDVPLGQVALRTGPMMAASDRLTIKVLGRGAHAAEPHKGVDAIAVAVEVYQGLSKIMHRYISPRDMATISVGTIRGGERYNVIPREVVMEGTVRTLSENVRQAIPKLVERMVQGVTAAYGAGYELDYQFGYPVLVNDAKAAGIVADAAAEVIGRAALQSVEPILGAEDFARYLTKVPGAFFLLGCQQPGNAYPLHSSRFDVDERALLLGARIMYSVARKALAAYAADAALRAS
- a CDS encoding DUF445 domain-containing protein, whose amino-acid sequence is MDGRKHKANLALGIVTLGFFAGFPFRHTFFGGLITSACEAAMVGGLADWFAVTALFRRPLGIPFRTELIPRNREKIFRAIRDLVEQDLLTAENVKTVFDDYDLTAVLRKYLDEHGGRESIQAIARRLTADVIAKMDPPELARAAELLLRIEAARLEVAPLLAEALVWALSHGYDDAVACFLIDEGIRLANAAPVPRFIANLFLEAKHAYERGSRRRKLFHRALERMARLSPLKFGLTGQRRLITALEEMKDPNHPLRQELAAWLRRLAERLRTDAALKRQVEAWKTAHVVEPLAERERLARYLDEFRRTGSARTDEWQEAVTRWVATWLDRFLANAQVTAAVDRRLKQAIVEWLEVNHREIGDLVVSELTRFSTEELVAFIEERVGDDLQAIRINGSLVGGVIGMLTYLLTFWIR